One Deinococcus sp. LM3 genomic region harbors:
- a CDS encoding serine/threonine-protein kinase yields the protein MQEYPTTQPLTDRAPLAEQPGVYSESALWYGRRVFVKTLVAEDPDSLARFQHEGRVAASLRHPLVASLLALTPTQLIFEFIEGGTLRERLERGPLGEAEATEVAGGVLSAVEYLHSVGVTHHDLKPENVMLLGGEPGWQNVRVIDFGMSHSRSLPLDIHSGTRMGTPHFMAPEQFLGVRGDPRSDLYSVGVLLFDCLAGHPPYEDALGWLAGIRERREALPGPAPLHPLMRSALSRDRSERPLSAARMAADLRAARQELGLPDLPLPRPGNLDASA from the coding sequence ATGCAGGAATACCCCACCACCCAACCCCTGACCGACCGGGCCCCGCTGGCCGAACAGCCCGGCGTGTACAGCGAATCAGCCCTCTGGTACGGCCGGCGCGTGTTCGTGAAGACCCTGGTCGCCGAGGACCCGGACTCGCTGGCCCGCTTCCAGCACGAGGGGCGGGTCGCGGCCAGCCTGCGTCACCCGCTGGTGGCGTCCCTGCTGGCCCTGACGCCCACGCAGCTGATCTTCGAGTTCATCGAGGGCGGCACGCTGCGCGAGCGGCTGGAGCGCGGGCCGCTGGGCGAGGCCGAGGCGACCGAGGTGGCGGGCGGCGTCCTGAGCGCCGTGGAGTACCTGCACTCGGTGGGCGTCACGCACCACGACCTGAAACCCGAGAATGTGATGCTGCTGGGCGGCGAACCCGGCTGGCAGAATGTCCGCGTGATCGACTTCGGCATGAGCCACTCGCGGTCGCTGCCGCTCGACATTCACAGCGGCACCCGCATGGGCACGCCGCACTTCATGGCGCCCGAGCAGTTCCTGGGCGTGCGGGGCGACCCGCGCAGCGACCTGTACTCGGTGGGCGTGCTGCTGTTCGACTGCCTCGCCGGGCACCCCCCGTACGAGGACGCGCTGGGGTGGCTGGCCGGTATCCGTGAGCGGCGCGAGGCGCTGCCCGGCCCGGCCCCCCTGCACCCGCTGATGCGTTCGGCGCTGTCCCGTGACCGTTCCGAGCGGCCCCTGAGCGCCGCCCGGATGGCCGCGGACCTGCGCGCCGCCCGGCAGGAACTCGGCCTGCCGGACCTGCCGCTGCCCCGCCCCGGCAACCTGGACGCCAGCGCGTGA
- a CDS encoding tryptophan-rich sensory protein, which produces MTGLPRQVTLLLVTLLTLVMNYLSNALPLFGNSNKEVSDALPNAFTPAGLTFAVWGPIFLGLLVFAVYQALPAQRGPRFDRLFWPFLLGNLLNVSWLLAFQSLNFGPSVIIMLALLASLIWLYLTVRSLPAQGAERWTLALPTSLYLGWISVATIANITAFLVSAGVTGGALGLSAPVWSAVLVVIAAVIGVFFLVRFRDYAFAAVLLWAFYGVYVARPDAATVVTGVAVAAVVVILGALLSLRGRRPLM; this is translated from the coding sequence ATGACCGGACTCCCCAGGCAAGTCACGCTGCTGCTCGTCACGCTGCTCACGCTCGTGATGAACTACCTCAGTAACGCCCTTCCACTCTTCGGTAACTCGAACAAGGAGGTCAGTGACGCCCTCCCGAACGCCTTCACGCCCGCCGGCCTGACGTTTGCGGTGTGGGGTCCCATCTTCCTGGGGCTGCTGGTCTTCGCCGTGTACCAGGCACTGCCCGCCCAGCGCGGCCCCCGGTTTGATCGGCTGTTCTGGCCGTTCCTGCTGGGCAACCTGCTGAACGTCTCCTGGCTGCTGGCCTTCCAGAGCCTGAACTTCGGCCCCAGCGTCATCATCATGCTGGCCCTGCTCGCCAGCCTGATCTGGCTGTACCTGACGGTGCGCAGCCTGCCGGCCCAGGGCGCGGAACGCTGGACGCTCGCGCTGCCCACCTCGCTGTACCTGGGCTGGATCAGCGTCGCCACCATCGCCAACATCACCGCCTTTCTGGTCAGCGCCGGGGTCACGGGCGGCGCGCTGGGCCTCAGCGCCCCCGTCTGGAGCGCCGTGCTGGTCGTGATCGCCGCCGTGATCGGCGTGTTCTTCCTGGTGCGCTTCCGCGACTACGCCTTCGCAGCCGTGCTGCTGTGGGCCTTCTACGGCGTGTACGTCGCCCGCCCGGACGCCGCGACCGTCGTGACGGGGGTCGCCGTGGCTGCCGTGGTCGTGATCCTCGGCGCGCTGCTCAGCCTGCGCGGCCGCCGCCCGCTGATGTAA
- the holA gene encoding DNA polymerase III subunit delta produces the protein MTLIAFTGNRFLADETLRDTLAARGLNARDLPRLAGEDVTPDTLRPHLSPGLFGDGGLIVDFEGVKPDKALLELLASAAVTVAVLDESPPATRVKLYEARGEIVASPAPSKPGDVTGWVVQRCKRQKLNLDRDASAYLAEVFGPDLAGIAGELNKLALLDGPFTRDTVQRVVGREPPGDSFAMLGAATAGRPGEAVTQLRRLLASGEDPFKMMGAVVWQYSLVARCVALQQQDGRVTEAVAAQKLGVKPYPAKKALEVARRLNEARIRTHLERILAADLAMKRGLDAGVALERLIVQLSV, from the coding sequence GTGACCCTGATCGCCTTCACCGGCAACCGCTTCCTGGCCGACGAGACGCTGCGTGACACGCTGGCCGCGCGCGGCCTGAACGCCCGCGACCTGCCGCGCCTGGCGGGCGAGGACGTCACGCCCGACACGCTGCGCCCGCACCTGTCGCCGGGCCTGTTCGGAGACGGCGGCCTGATCGTGGATTTCGAGGGCGTGAAGCCCGACAAAGCGCTGCTGGAACTGCTGGCCTCGGCGGCCGTCACGGTCGCCGTGCTCGACGAGTCGCCGCCCGCCACGCGCGTCAAGCTGTACGAGGCGCGCGGCGAGATCGTCGCGTCCCCCGCCCCCAGCAAACCCGGTGACGTGACCGGCTGGGTCGTGCAGCGCTGCAAGCGGCAGAAACTGAATCTCGACCGGGACGCCAGCGCCTACCTCGCCGAGGTGTTCGGCCCGGACCTCGCAGGGATCGCCGGGGAACTGAACAAACTCGCGCTGCTGGACGGCCCGTTCACCCGTGACACCGTGCAGCGCGTCGTGGGGCGCGAACCGCCGGGCGACAGTTTCGCCATGCTGGGCGCCGCCACCGCCGGCCGCCCCGGCGAGGCCGTCACGCAACTGCGCCGCCTGCTGGCCTCCGGCGAGGACCCCTTCAAGATGATGGGCGCCGTCGTCTGGCAGTACAGCCTCGTGGCCCGCTGCGTCGCCCTGCAACAGCAGGACGGCCGCGTGACCGAGGCCGTCGCCGCGCAGAAACTCGGCGTGAAACCCTACCCCGCCAAGAAAGCCCTGGAAGTCGCGCGCCGCCTGAACGAGGCCAGAATCCGCACGCACCTGGAACGCATCCTGGCTGCCGACCTGGCCATGAAACGCGGCCTGGACGCCGGAGTGGCCCTGGAACGCCTGATCGTGCAACTGAGCGTGTAA
- a CDS encoding transglutaminase family protein, giving the protein MAQPSSATPDLTSFQNPVRIRAGFRLTFDVPFPTPMLFVVQPADRLHPTGTRQRIEDQRPLGAAQGIHSYTDTHGNTVWRALAPAGTFTVGHDLIALISRNPDPTLPTLPKTPVEALPDEVLTYLLPSRYVDSDLISDDAWARFGHIQGGWATVQAISDHLYGACVYGSGSTSATTASQALASGRAVCRDFAHMGVAYCRALNIPARYVCGYLPDIDIKPDPVPMDFHAWFEAYLDGQWRTFDARHNRPRAGRIVIAQGRDASDVAFTTTFGNARLTSMTVWADEAPDGMTLNDPPNPRVF; this is encoded by the coding sequence ATGGCCCAGCCCTCCAGCGCGACCCCCGACCTGACCTCCTTTCAGAATCCCGTCCGGATTCGCGCGGGCTTCCGCCTGACCTTCGACGTTCCGTTCCCCACCCCCATGCTGTTCGTGGTGCAACCCGCCGACCGCCTGCACCCCACCGGCACCCGCCAGCGCATCGAGGATCAGCGGCCACTGGGGGCGGCGCAGGGCATCCACTCGTACACAGACACGCACGGCAACACCGTCTGGCGCGCCCTGGCGCCCGCCGGGACCTTCACGGTCGGGCACGACCTGATCGCGCTGATCAGCCGCAACCCGGACCCGACCCTGCCGACCCTACCGAAAACCCCGGTCGAGGCGCTGCCGGACGAGGTCCTCACGTACCTGCTGCCCAGCCGCTACGTGGACAGCGACCTGATCAGCGACGACGCCTGGGCGCGCTTCGGGCATATTCAGGGCGGCTGGGCGACCGTGCAGGCCATCAGCGACCACCTGTACGGCGCGTGCGTGTACGGCTCGGGCAGCACCAGCGCCACCACCGCCAGTCAGGCGCTCGCCAGCGGCCGCGCCGTGTGCCGGGACTTCGCGCACATGGGCGTCGCGTACTGCCGCGCCCTGAACATCCCCGCCCGGTACGTGTGCGGCTACCTGCCCGACATCGACATCAAACCCGATCCGGTCCCCATGGACTTCCACGCGTGGTTCGAGGCCTACCTGGACGGCCAGTGGCGTACCTTCGACGCCCGCCACAACCGGCCCCGCGCCGGACGGATCGTGATCGCGCAGGGCCGCGACGCCTCGGACGTCGCCTTCACCACCACCTTCGGAAACGCCCGCCTGACCAGCATGACCGTCTGGGCCGACGAGGCCCCGGACGGCATGACCCTGAACGACCCACCCAACCCGCGCGTGTTCTGA
- a CDS encoding shikimate dehydrogenase has product MPASDTPLALIGYPASAARALRDLGLIAVSVPTDDTRAVLDACRTLRFTGALVHDSQQVHLLDSVTPDTAARRVGRVDAVSFAGTLSGTFALTDALSDTLEASGYATRGASALLIGLDAHDLALALPLARLGFTDIGVAAESLPEAERAARDLPAGLRAYPLSRRDPSCRTYAERADLIVLTAGPLPGGLVQPYHTLIDLTGRADASSSGASSVDLSRLPLRRLARQLAHATGQRFHPDELEPVLPALSS; this is encoded by the coding sequence ATGCCTGCGTCCGACACGCCCCTCGCCCTGATCGGCTACCCCGCCTCGGCCGCCCGCGCCCTGCGGGACCTGGGCCTGATCGCCGTCAGTGTCCCCACCGACGACACCCGCGCCGTGCTGGACGCCTGCCGCACCCTGCGATTCACGGGGGCGCTCGTGCACGACAGCCAGCAGGTCCACCTGCTGGACTCCGTCACGCCCGACACGGCCGCCCGGCGCGTGGGCCGCGTGGACGCCGTGTCGTTCGCCGGGACCCTCAGCGGCACCTTCGCCCTGACCGACGCCCTGAGCGACACCCTGGAAGCCAGCGGGTACGCCACGCGCGGCGCGAGCGCCCTGCTGATCGGCCTGGACGCCCACGACCTCGCGCTGGCCCTGCCGCTGGCCCGCCTGGGCTTCACGGACATCGGCGTGGCCGCCGAGAGCCTCCCGGAAGCGGAACGCGCCGCCCGCGACCTGCCGGCCGGCCTGCGCGCCTACCCGCTCAGCCGCCGCGACCCCAGCTGCCGCACGTACGCCGAACGCGCCGACCTGATCGTCCTGACCGCCGGCCCGCTGCCCGGCGGACTGGTGCAGCCGTACCACACCCTGATCGACCTGACCGGCCGCGCGGACGCCAGCAGCAGCGGCGCCAGCAGCGTCGACCTGAGCCGCCTGCCGCTGCGCCGCCTCGCGCGGCAACTCGCGCACGCCACCGGCCAGCGTTTTCATCCCGACGAACTCGAACCGGTCCTTCCGGCGCTGAGCAGCTGA
- a CDS encoding arginine--tRNA ligase, which translates to MDLKAQLKQAVETAAAALGAPLDVAIQETPATKPGDYGTPAAFQIAKAIGGNPAQVAQQLAQTVVLPQGISRVEAAGPFLNFFVDVAAFVRGVVEQPFAMPALNGKVVIEHTSVNPNKELHVGHLRNVVLGDSMARIFRAAGHTVEVQNYIDDTGRQAAESLFAAAHYGLTWDGIQKYDHWMGEGYVRLNADPAKAELEGGITAIMHRLEAGELRGEVEKIVHAHLQTCFRLGARYDLLAWESDVVGSGFLGHGLNILEGSPYTSHPTEGKFAGAFVMDVSAFMPNLEESNVVLRRTDGTAMYVAKDVGYQFWKFGLFEGMKFKPFTTDPEGNTIWTSAPDGQPDTEGRFGHAQEVINVIDSRQEHPQKIVKASLGVAGETEKEARSIHLSYAFVTLEGQTISGRKGVTVSADAAMDEAQTRALAALTELNPALAAREDAAEIARRIGIGAIRFAMLKAEPTRKIDFRWEQALALNGDTAPYVQYAAVRAANILRKGAEAGYATDGTGAAWDALPDIDLALAKTVAKLPEVVAQSVRAHSPHVVAQYALDLATAFNAWYNARDKQGKPATNVLASPEGLREARLALVARLRVAFEETLALIGIEIPAAM; encoded by the coding sequence ATGGACCTCAAGGCTCAACTCAAACAGGCGGTCGAGACGGCGGCCGCTGCACTCGGCGCGCCGCTCGACGTGGCGATTCAGGAAACCCCGGCCACCAAACCCGGCGATTACGGCACGCCCGCCGCGTTCCAGATTGCCAAGGCGATCGGCGGCAACCCCGCGCAGGTCGCGCAGCAGCTCGCGCAGACGGTCGTGCTGCCGCAGGGCATCAGCCGCGTGGAGGCCGCCGGGCCGTTCCTGAACTTCTTCGTGGACGTGGCCGCGTTCGTGCGCGGCGTCGTCGAGCAGCCCTTCGCCATGCCGGCCCTGAACGGCAAGGTCGTGATCGAGCACACCAGCGTCAACCCGAACAAGGAACTGCACGTCGGGCACCTGCGAAACGTGGTGCTGGGCGACTCCATGGCGCGCATCTTCCGCGCGGCCGGGCACACGGTCGAGGTGCAGAACTACATCGACGACACCGGCCGTCAGGCCGCCGAGAGCCTGTTCGCCGCCGCGCACTACGGCCTGACCTGGGACGGCATCCAGAAGTACGACCACTGGATGGGCGAAGGCTACGTGCGCCTGAACGCCGACCCCGCCAAGGCCGAACTGGAAGGCGGGATCACGGCGATCATGCACCGCCTGGAAGCCGGTGAACTGCGCGGCGAGGTCGAGAAGATCGTCCACGCGCACCTTCAGACCTGCTTCCGACTGGGCGCCCGCTACGACCTGCTGGCCTGGGAGTCCGACGTGGTCGGCAGCGGCTTCCTCGGGCACGGCCTGAACATCCTGGAGGGCAGCCCGTACACCAGCCACCCCACCGAGGGCAAGTTCGCCGGGGCGTTCGTGATGGACGTGTCCGCGTTCATGCCCAACCTGGAGGAATCGAACGTGGTGCTGCGCCGCACGGACGGCACCGCCATGTACGTCGCCAAGGACGTGGGCTACCAGTTCTGGAAGTTCGGGCTGTTCGAGGGCATGAAGTTCAAGCCGTTCACCACCGACCCCGAAGGCAACACCATCTGGACCAGCGCCCCAGACGGCCAGCCCGACACCGAAGGCCGCTTCGGGCACGCGCAGGAAGTCATCAACGTGATCGACTCCCGCCAGGAACACCCGCAGAAGATCGTCAAGGCGTCCCTGGGCGTGGCGGGCGAGACCGAGAAGGAAGCCCGCTCCATTCACCTGTCGTACGCCTTCGTGACCCTGGAAGGGCAGACCATCAGCGGCCGCAAGGGCGTGACCGTCAGCGCCGACGCCGCCATGGACGAGGCGCAGACCCGTGCCCTGGCGGCCCTCACGGAACTCAACCCGGCCCTCGCCGCCCGCGAGGACGCCGCCGAGATCGCCCGCCGCATCGGCATCGGCGCCATCCGCTTCGCCATGCTGAAGGCCGAACCCACCCGCAAGATCGACTTCCGCTGGGAGCAGGCCCTCGCCCTGAACGGCGACACCGCCCCCTACGTGCAGTACGCCGCCGTCCGCGCCGCGAACATCCTGCGCAAGGGTGCCGAGGCCGGGTACGCCACCGACGGCACCGGCGCGGCCTGGGACGCCCTGCCCGACATCGACCTCGCGCTCGCCAAGACGGTCGCCAAACTCCCGGAAGTCGTCGCGCAGAGTGTGCGCGCGCACTCCCCACACGTGGTCGCGCAGTACGCACTGGACCTCGCCACCGCCTTCAACGCCTGGTACAACGCCAGGGACAAGCAGGGCAAACCCGCCACGAACGTGCTGGCCAGCCCCGAGGGCCTGCGCGAAGCCCGCCTCGCCCTGGTGGCCCGCCTGCGCGTGGCCTTCGAGGAGACCCTGGCCCTGATCGGCATCGAGATTCCCGCCGCGATGTGA
- the argJ gene encoding bifunctional glutamate N-acetyltransferase/amino-acid acetyltransferase ArgJ: MSGLTFPTGFTAAAMAAGIKPSGKTDLSGVTSARDCTWAFAGTRSTTAAACVTRNRDLYAQGTPVRALLVNAGNANAATGRRGANDNADMADALGSVLNVDPEAVLTASTGIIGHLLPMDRVLSGIEHLPDELDSAADPFAAAIMTTDTHPKTASVTLGSGARIVGTAKGSGMIHPDMATMFAFAFTDAQIDQTALREAFPAIVNRTFNAVTVDGDTSTNDMAIVLCNGEAGPADLTEFLTALEGVMRDLARQIAADGEGATKLLTVQVSGAASEAEALAAARTCCVSPLLKSAVHGNDPNWGRVIMAVGRSGAQANIERLTVSVQGHPVFGGKPLPYDDAQVSASMKAEEVVFTIDLGVGDARGEAWGCDLSAEYVSINADYTT; encoded by the coding sequence ATGAGTGGCCTGACGTTCCCCACCGGCTTCACCGCCGCCGCCATGGCGGCCGGTATCAAACCCAGCGGCAAGACCGACCTGAGCGGCGTGACCAGCGCCCGCGACTGCACCTGGGCCTTCGCGGGCACGCGCAGCACCACCGCCGCCGCCTGCGTCACCCGCAACCGCGACCTGTACGCGCAGGGCACGCCCGTGCGCGCCCTGCTGGTCAACGCCGGCAACGCGAACGCCGCCACCGGCCGGCGCGGCGCGAACGACAACGCCGACATGGCCGACGCGCTGGGCAGCGTCCTGAACGTGGACCCGGAGGCCGTCCTGACCGCCAGCACCGGCATCATCGGACACCTGCTGCCCATGGACAGGGTCCTGAGTGGCATCGAGCACCTCCCGGACGAACTGGACAGCGCCGCCGACCCCTTCGCCGCCGCGATCATGACCACCGACACGCACCCCAAGACCGCCAGCGTCACCCTGGGCAGCGGCGCCCGCATCGTCGGCACCGCCAAGGGCAGCGGCATGATCCACCCGGACATGGCGACCATGTTCGCCTTCGCCTTCACCGACGCACAGATCGACCAGACGGCGCTGCGCGAGGCGTTCCCCGCCATCGTGAACCGCACCTTCAACGCCGTCACCGTGGACGGCGACACCAGCACCAACGACATGGCCATCGTCCTGTGCAACGGCGAGGCCGGACCCGCCGACCTGACCGAGTTCCTGACCGCCCTGGAAGGCGTCATGCGCGACCTGGCCCGCCAGATCGCCGCCGACGGCGAGGGCGCCACCAAACTCCTGACCGTGCAGGTCAGCGGCGCCGCCAGCGAGGCCGAAGCGCTGGCCGCCGCCCGTACCTGCTGCGTCAGTCCCCTGCTGAAAAGCGCCGTTCACGGCAACGACCCCAACTGGGGCCGCGTGATCATGGCGGTGGGCCGCAGCGGCGCACAGGCGAACATCGAACGCCTGACCGTCAGCGTGCAGGGCCACCCCGTCTTCGGCGGCAAGCCGCTCCCGTACGACGACGCGCAGGTCAGCGCCAGCATGAAAGCAGAGGAGGTCGTGTTCACCATCGACCTCGGCGTTGGCGACGCGCGCGGCGAGGCCTGGGGCTGCGACCTCAGCGCCGAGTACGTCAGCATCAACGCCGACTACACGACCTGA
- a CDS encoding GMC family oxidoreductase N-terminal domain-containing protein has protein sequence MKPNSLESRPRADVVIVGAGSGGCVAARRLLDAGLRVLLLEAGGPDRHPLIRAPGAFPKLFRSAVDWNLTTTPQEHAGGRAFYWPRGKVLGGSSAINATIWIRGSRRDFDGWGEGWTWEDVLPEFRAQEAFRGEPSGARGTDGPMPAGARAGSHALSEAFVRSAALGLGVPVARTFNDGVLEGAALLESNHRRGERYSAFRAFLSPVLNHPNLTVLTGAHVLRVLWSGRGDTLRASGVRLRWQGRTLDAPAGAVMLAAGAVQTPQLLMLSGVGPHAELHRHGIGTQLELPGVGGGLQDHLAVPVITRSRLTSLDRVPQAEALARYLWDRSGPLSSNVAEASAFSHARPGLDARTDDPDIQFHFGPAYFRDHGAKTEPGDHFTVGPVLVDTHSRGRITLASADPQAAPVIDPAYLSDERDVQSLIAGVRQARDIAASAPLSGLRGAEVLPGEGVRTDAGLRRHVQQECATLYHPVGTAALGDGPDAVVDRQLALRGARGLWVADASVMPRIIHANTNATSMMIGGRAARFLLDDLGRP, from the coding sequence ATGAAACCGAATTCACTGGAGTCGCGCCCGCGCGCGGACGTCGTCATCGTGGGGGCCGGGTCGGGCGGGTGTGTCGCGGCGCGGCGGCTGCTGGACGCGGGCCTGCGGGTGCTGCTGCTGGAGGCGGGCGGCCCGGACCGGCATCCGCTGATCCGCGCGCCCGGCGCGTTCCCGAAACTGTTCCGCAGCGCCGTGGACTGGAACCTGACGACCACCCCGCAGGAGCACGCGGGCGGCCGGGCGTTCTACTGGCCGCGCGGGAAGGTGCTGGGCGGCAGCAGCGCCATCAACGCGACCATCTGGATTCGCGGTTCCAGGCGGGACTTCGACGGCTGGGGCGAGGGCTGGACCTGGGAGGACGTGCTGCCGGAATTCCGGGCGCAGGAGGCCTTCCGGGGTGAGCCGTCCGGGGCGCGCGGCACGGACGGCCCGATGCCGGCGGGCGCGCGGGCCGGGTCGCACGCGCTGAGCGAGGCGTTCGTGCGCTCGGCGGCGCTGGGACTGGGTGTCCCGGTCGCCCGCACCTTCAACGACGGGGTGCTGGAGGGCGCGGCGCTGCTCGAAAGCAACCACCGGCGCGGCGAACGCTACAGCGCCTTCCGGGCGTTCCTGAGCCCCGTCCTGAACCACCCGAACCTGACGGTCCTGACCGGCGCGCACGTCCTGCGGGTGCTGTGGTCCGGGCGCGGCGACACGCTGCGCGCCTCGGGCGTGCGGCTGCGCTGGCAGGGGCGCACGCTGGACGCCCCGGCGGGCGCGGTGATGCTCGCGGCGGGCGCGGTGCAGACCCCGCAACTGCTGATGCTCTCGGGCGTCGGGCCGCACGCGGAGCTGCACCGGCACGGCATCGGGACGCAGCTGGAGCTGCCGGGCGTGGGCGGCGGCCTGCAGGATCACCTGGCGGTGCCGGTCATCACGCGCTCGCGCCTGACCTCGTTGGACCGCGTGCCGCAGGCCGAGGCGCTGGCCCGCTACCTGTGGGACCGCAGCGGTCCCCTGAGCAGCAACGTGGCCGAGGCGAGCGCGTTCTCGCACGCCCGGCCCGGCCTGGACGCGCGCACGGACGACCCGGACATCCAGTTTCATTTCGGCCCGGCGTACTTCCGGGATCACGGCGCGAAGACCGAACCCGGCGACCACTTCACGGTCGGGCCGGTGCTGGTGGACACGCACAGTCGCGGGCGGATCACGCTGGCGTCCGCCGATCCGCAGGCCGCGCCGGTCATCGACCCGGCGTACCTGTCGGACGAACGGGACGTGCAGAGCCTGATCGCGGGCGTGCGGCAGGCCCGTGACATCGCCGCCTCGGCCCCGCTGTCGGGCCTGCGCGGCGCGGAAGTCCTGCCGGGCGAGGGCGTGCGCACCGACGCGGGCCTGCGCCGCCACGTGCAGCAGGAATGCGCCACGCTGTACCACCCGGTCGGGACGGCCGCGCTGGGCGACGGACCGGACGCCGTCGTGGACCGCCAGCTGGCGCTGCGGGGCGCGCGGGGCCTGTGGGTCGCGGACGCCAGCGTCATGCCGCGCATCATTCACGCGAACACCAACGCCACGAGCATGATGATCGGCGGACGCGCCGCCCGGTTCCTGCTCGATGACCTGGGCAGGCCGTGA
- a CDS encoding alpha/beta hydrolase yields MRLAAALLATVLSAVGVPAGAQAARGSAVQASLPPVPGSAAQPADTGRWIKLGGATPSLFQAPATCAVRACPLVVVSHPRGQGPERLRDSPQVQTLAQALLRANFAVLLSSDGGTLSWGSPQGLAEAGAAHAAAIRRFQWSGRTYALGLSMGGLMALRSALPGSPYPVRGVALIDAWTDLELAWDSALSRRLEIEAAYGRATPPSAELNPQQLLTRQSPLPLFVISSLEDTTVKASANSDRLLAHAQPGVSEFLPVTGPHLGANRFTPAVAQRLAGFFTRLETLEWSPPAASGPAASSSAASGPGASGTAAPPPAASGIPSRPVAR; encoded by the coding sequence GTGAGGCTCGCAGCGGCCCTGCTCGCCACGGTCCTGAGTGCCGTGGGCGTCCCGGCAGGCGCGCAGGCAGCGCGGGGTTCTGCGGTTCAGGCGTCGCTTCCGCCGGTGCCGGGCAGCGCCGCGCAGCCGGCCGACACGGGCCGCTGGATCAAGCTGGGCGGCGCCACTCCGTCGTTGTTTCAGGCTCCGGCGACCTGCGCGGTGCGGGCCTGCCCGCTGGTCGTGGTGTCGCACCCGCGCGGTCAGGGCCCCGAGCGACTGCGGGACAGTCCGCAGGTGCAGACGCTGGCGCAGGCGCTGCTGCGCGCCAATTTCGCGGTCCTGCTGAGCAGCGACGGGGGGACGCTCAGCTGGGGCAGTCCGCAGGGGCTGGCCGAGGCCGGCGCGGCGCACGCCGCCGCCATCCGCCGCTTTCAGTGGAGCGGCCGCACGTACGCGCTGGGCCTGAGCATGGGCGGCCTGATGGCGCTGCGCAGCGCCCTGCCCGGCTCGCCGTACCCGGTGCGGGGCGTGGCCCTGATCGACGCCTGGACGGACCTGGAACTCGCCTGGGATTCGGCCCTGTCCCGCCGCCTGGAGATCGAGGCCGCGTACGGCCGCGCCACGCCGCCCAGCGCCGAACTGAACCCGCAGCAGCTACTGACGCGCCAGTCGCCCCTGCCGCTGTTCGTGATCAGCAGCCTGGAGGACACGACCGTGAAGGCCAGCGCGAACAGTGACCGCCTGCTGGCCCACGCGCAGCCCGGCGTGAGCGAGTTTCTGCCCGTGACCGGCCCTCACCTGGGGGCCAACCGCTTCACACCGGCCGTCGCGCAGAGACTGGCGGGTTTCTTCACGCGCCTCGAGACGCTGGAATGGTCGCCCCCAGCTGCTTCGGGCCCGGCCGCTTCGAGTTCAGCTGCTTCGGGTCCGGGCGCTTCGGGTACGGCCGCTCCGCCGCCCGCCGCGTCCGGCATTCCCAGCCGGCCAGTCGCCCGCTGA